AATGCTTTTTGTTCCTCGCTCGGAGTAAAGTCGATCATCGGAATATTCCTCCTTGTCTATTAAGAATTTAGGGAAGTCATATGCGTGCCGAAAGGTGGGTTACAATCCCCCAGCACTTTTATTGTTTCCATCTTTTTAGCAAAAATTTTTTGCATTGTCCAGTAAGATTGTAACCGGCCCCGAGTTTACCAGTTCTACTTCCATCCGGGTTTGAAAAATCCCCGTGGCCACTCGAATCCCTTTGCGCTTGGCCTGCTCGACGAAAGAGCCGTATAAGGAATTTGCCAGCTCGGGCGAACTGGCTTCGGTAAAAGAAGGCCGGCGCCCTTGGCGACAATCGGCGTAGAGGGTAAACTGAGATATGATCATCAATTCTCCTCCACAATCCAAGAGGGATAAATTCATCTTTCCTGCCTCATCTTCGAAGATGCGCAAATGAATGATTTTATCCAGAAGGGAGTCGCCTTGGGCAGCGGTATCTCCCTTACCCACCCCGAGGAGGATAAGGAGACCTGGGCCGATTTCACTAATAATTTTTCCTTCGACTCGGACTTGCGCCCGAATTACTCTTTGGATCACCGCCCTCATGTTGATTTTTTCTCCGTTTCTTAGTGGTCAAGGATTCGAAGATTCAAGGGTTCAAGGGTTTCGTGGAAGATCAATTTTCTTAAGAAACCATCAATCTTTTAAATTTGTTTCTTGGGCATCTCTTTTCATTTGGATTCTGGGACCCTGGACTCCCTGAAC
This window of the Deltaproteobacteria bacterium genome carries:
- the dtd gene encoding D-aminoacyl-tRNA deacylase, with translation MRAVIQRVIRAQVRVEGKIISEIGPGLLILLGVGKGDTAAQGDSLLDKIIHLRIFEDEAGKMNLSLLDCGGELMIISQFTLYADCRQGRRPSFTEASSPELANSLYGSFVEQAKRKGIRVATGIFQTRMEVELVNSGPVTILLDNAKNFC